Proteins encoded within one genomic window of Streptomyces sp. NBC_00523:
- a CDS encoding FAD-binding oxidoreductase, producing the protein MKVRRLPPGVDGRDFTRALAAFRVALGPRWVLTEGAVGLPGYTDPQPVVDEGHFGASAALMPATVEDVRAVVRIAGAFGVPLSPVLPGRDPGFGGPAPRLPGAVAVDLARMNRVVEVDPAGGYAVVEPGVTFHDLAGRIAELGLDQRVDLEGPRWGSVLGEVLERSTGGPGYEGADAAPYGMEVVLADGEVVRTGAAALTGPGPWAPYGCGPALGAMFARSAFGIVTKLGVRLRPEPAARRAYAVAVPAEDGLGPLVDALRPLLRDRTVTGTPTVRSVLLDAAAAGSRATYHQGTGPVPDSVVRTLMADLGIGRWNLYGELAGAPAVIDAQWSVIRDALAAVPGARFSRTGAAGGEAGHVRPADEADGWLPYAGRLDLTPVSPVTGADALAQYALARDLAHAHGTDYLGAFAVGARALHHRVTAVFDTRDADDRARALGLCEALVRGAAEAGYGVQRAHPALMDRVVATYGFNDHAVRRLGERIKDALDAEGILAPGKHGIWPRRYRGLGL; encoded by the coding sequence GTGAAGGTCCGCCGGCTCCCGCCCGGGGTGGACGGCCGGGACTTCACCCGGGCCCTGGCCGCCTTCCGGGTGGCCCTGGGCCCGCGGTGGGTCCTGACCGAGGGCGCGGTCGGCCTCCCCGGCTACACCGACCCCCAACCCGTGGTGGACGAGGGTCACTTCGGGGCCTCCGCCGCCCTGATGCCCGCCACCGTCGAGGACGTCCGGGCGGTGGTGCGCATCGCCGGGGCGTTCGGAGTGCCGCTCTCGCCGGTGCTGCCGGGCCGCGACCCCGGCTTCGGCGGCCCGGCCCCCCGGCTCCCGGGCGCGGTCGCCGTGGACCTCGCCCGGATGAACCGGGTGGTCGAGGTGGACCCGGCGGGCGGTTACGCGGTCGTGGAGCCCGGGGTCACCTTCCACGACCTCGCGGGGCGCATCGCCGAACTCGGCCTGGACCAGCGGGTGGACCTCGAAGGTCCCCGCTGGGGCAGCGTCCTCGGCGAGGTCCTGGAACGCTCCACCGGCGGCCCCGGCTACGAGGGCGCCGACGCGGCCCCGTACGGCATGGAGGTCGTGCTCGCCGACGGGGAGGTGGTGCGCACCGGGGCCGCCGCCCTGACCGGCCCCGGGCCCTGGGCCCCCTACGGCTGCGGACCGGCCCTCGGCGCGATGTTCGCCCGGTCCGCGTTCGGGATCGTCACCAAGCTCGGGGTGCGGCTGCGCCCCGAACCGGCGGCGCGCCGGGCCTACGCGGTCGCCGTTCCGGCCGAGGACGGCCTCGGGCCCCTGGTCGACGCCCTGCGCCCGCTGCTGCGGGACCGCACCGTCACCGGGACGCCGACCGTCCGCAGCGTGCTCCTCGACGCGGCGGCGGCCGGCAGCCGCGCCACGTACCACCAGGGCACCGGGCCGGTCCCCGACAGCGTCGTCCGCACGCTGATGGCGGACCTCGGCATCGGCCGTTGGAACCTGTACGGGGAGCTGGCCGGGGCGCCCGCCGTGATCGACGCCCAGTGGTCCGTCATCCGGGACGCGCTCGCCGCCGTCCCCGGCGCGCGGTTCTCCCGTACCGGGGCGGCGGGCGGCGAGGCGGGACACGTACGCCCGGCGGACGAGGCCGACGGCTGGCTGCCGTACGCGGGCCGGCTCGACCTCACCCCCGTCTCGCCGGTGACCGGCGCGGACGCCCTCGCGCAGTACGCGCTGGCCCGGGACCTCGCGCACGCCCACGGCACGGACTACCTGGGCGCCTTCGCGGTCGGGGCGCGGGCCCTGCACCACCGGGTCACCGCCGTCTTCGACACCCGGGACGCGGACGACCGGGCGCGCGCCCTGGGGCTGTGCGAGGCGCTGGTCCGGGGCGCGGCGGAGGCCGGATACGGCGTCCAGCGGGCCCATCCCGCGCTGATGGACCGGGTCGTCGCGACCTACGGCTTCAACGACCACGCCGTGCGCAGGCTCGGCGAACGCATCAAGGACGCACTCGACGCGGAGGGCATTCTCGCCCCCGGCAAGCACGGCATCTGGCCGCGCCGCTACCGCGGCCTCGGCCTCTGA
- a CDS encoding YciI family protein: MLWAIHCLDAPGTAELRAAQRPAHSARLREASVRPVLYGPLTAADGTTAVGSLIVVEAATREEAEEFATGDPFAVSGVWERIDVQAFVPSERSPVRIGAGTP, translated from the coding sequence ATGTTGTGGGCGATCCACTGCCTGGACGCGCCGGGCACCGCGGAGCTGCGCGCCGCCCAGCGCCCGGCCCACTCGGCGCGGCTGCGGGAGGCGAGCGTACGACCCGTGCTGTACGGGCCGTTGACGGCCGCCGACGGCACCACCGCGGTCGGCAGCCTGATCGTGGTCGAGGCCGCCACCCGGGAGGAGGCGGAGGAGTTCGCCACCGGTGACCCGTTCGCCGTCTCCGGGGTGTGGGAGCGCATCGACGTCCAGGCCTTCGTGCCCTCGGAGCGGTCCCCGGTCCGGATCGGGGCAGGCACGCCGTGA
- a CDS encoding AfsA-related hotdog domain-containing protein: protein MSHEALIAVGDRFEDFLANRGTVPVSELIARLRAGELAESLTVSIGQGLSAGQLAEIRALAEAHGPAVSLGKGGVPEPADQHLTHKHDAKNVLIGPVGQTGEKRFVADLVIDERVEVLEDHLTGQHIPAITLLEAARQMWTVVTEQFFVTGPEKTRFVIGSVNSEFHSFVFPLPATAQYELLEHTRSPVGSVFRCRIGFHHGEKLASVVEAEYRVIPERFSVKQEKLAARQAVVSELTRLREQSAPAFSTERAA from the coding sequence ATGTCGCACGAAGCACTCATCGCCGTCGGGGACCGTTTCGAGGACTTCCTCGCCAACCGGGGGACCGTCCCGGTCTCCGAGCTGATCGCCCGGCTGCGCGCCGGGGAACTGGCCGAGAGCCTGACGGTGAGCATCGGCCAGGGCCTCAGCGCCGGCCAGCTCGCCGAGATACGCGCCCTGGCCGAGGCGCACGGACCGGCCGTCTCGCTGGGCAAGGGCGGGGTTCCGGAACCGGCCGACCAGCACCTCACCCACAAGCACGACGCCAAGAACGTCCTGATCGGCCCGGTCGGCCAGACCGGTGAGAAGCGCTTCGTCGCCGACCTCGTCATCGACGAGCGCGTCGAGGTCCTGGAGGACCACCTCACCGGCCAGCACATCCCGGCCATCACCCTGCTGGAGGCGGCCCGCCAGATGTGGACGGTGGTCACCGAGCAGTTCTTCGTCACCGGCCCGGAGAAGACCCGCTTCGTGATCGGCTCGGTCAACTCCGAGTTCCACAGCTTCGTCTTCCCGCTGCCCGCCACCGCCCAGTACGAGTTGCTCGAACACACCCGCAGTCCGGTCGGCTCGGTCTTCCGGTGCCGCATCGGCTTCCACCACGGCGAGAAGCTCGCCAGCGTGGTCGAGGCCGAGTACCGGGTCATCCCCGAGCGGTTCTCCGTCAAGCAGGAGAAGCTCGCCGCCCGCCAGGCCGTCGTCAGCGAACTGACCCGGCTCCGCGAACAGTCGGCCCCCGCGTTCAGCACCGAACGCGCCGCCTGA
- a CDS encoding phosphopantetheine-binding protein — translation MLIAADITALVHQEINALLAEAERPTHPTLTGSEFLHELGLNSLLLARLVIQLEMELGVDPFEEEYVISDVRTVGALSDAYVRTVEQLAATAV, via the coding sequence ATGCTGATCGCAGCCGACATCACCGCCCTGGTCCACCAGGAGATCAACGCCCTGCTCGCCGAGGCCGAGCGCCCGACGCACCCCACGCTCACCGGCTCGGAGTTCCTGCACGAGCTGGGGCTCAACTCCCTGCTGCTGGCCCGCCTCGTCATCCAGCTGGAGATGGAGCTCGGCGTCGACCCCTTCGAGGAGGAGTACGTCATCTCCGACGTCCGCACGGTCGGCGCCCTGTCCGACGCGTACGTCCGCACCGTCGAGCAGCTGGCGGCCACCGCCGTCTGA
- a CDS encoding SDR family NAD(P)-dependent oxidoreductase — protein MSADGATASEDRVALVSGGSRGLGRLLVERLLAEGWRVATFSRSANDFVKDLQAERGDRFLWEAADLGDPDALRGVVRTVVRRFGRVDLLVNNAAVLHQELFLTTSRKQTETLIASNLLAPITLAQACARAMTRQGGGQILNISSINAIRGYRGVAVYAATKAGLDGFSRSLARELGAFNIRVNSLVPGFFDSDMTEEVTEKNRERIRRRTPLGRLGTMNEIADAVLYLISPASSFITGQSIVVDGGITC, from the coding sequence ATGAGCGCCGACGGGGCTACCGCCTCCGAGGACCGGGTCGCCCTCGTCAGCGGCGGCAGTCGCGGGCTCGGCCGGCTTCTGGTCGAGCGGCTGCTCGCCGAGGGGTGGCGGGTCGCGACCTTCAGCCGGTCCGCCAACGACTTCGTGAAGGACCTCCAGGCCGAGCGGGGCGACCGCTTCCTCTGGGAGGCCGCCGACCTCGGGGACCCGGACGCGCTGCGCGGGGTCGTCCGCACGGTGGTGCGCCGCTTCGGCCGGGTCGACCTGCTCGTCAACAACGCGGCCGTGCTCCACCAGGAGCTCTTCCTCACCACCTCTCGCAAGCAGACCGAGACGCTGATCGCGAGCAATCTGCTCGCCCCGATCACCCTCGCCCAGGCGTGCGCCCGCGCGATGACGCGCCAGGGCGGCGGCCAGATCCTCAACATCTCGTCCATCAACGCCATCCGCGGCTACCGGGGCGTGGCGGTCTACGCCGCCACCAAGGCCGGGCTCGACGGATTCAGCCGCAGCCTGGCCCGGGAACTCGGGGCCTTCAATATCCGGGTGAATTCGCTGGTGCCCGGATTCTTCGACAGTGACATGACCGAGGAAGTCACCGAGAAGAATCGGGAACGCATTCGGCGCCGCACCCCGCTCGGCCGGCTCGGCACCATGAACGAAATCGCCGACGCCGTTCTCTATCTCATCTCGCCCGCCTCTTCATTCATCACCGGACAGTCGATCGTCGTAGACGGAGGAATCACATGCTGA
- a CDS encoding ANL family adenylate-forming protein → MPHPFLARLESFRDSEAVAFEGRSYRYEDLLRLVDEWRGFLDRHQVRPGEVVTLEGAYSPQACAGLLALIERGVVVVPLTVLPAAKRAEFLDVAEVEVVVRVDEGGVHRCERTGRRADHALYGELRDAGRPGLVLFSSGTTGRSKASVLDFDKVLARYGEPTRPSRILSFLSLDHIGGVNTLLHTLSQGGTVVTVAERTPEAVFEAIADHRVQILPTTPTFLNMVLISGAHERYATDSLKLVTYGTEPMPLQTLRRLGEALPGVRLKQTYGLSELGILPTRSRGDDTLWVKLGTAGFEHRIIDNILWIRSEMAMLGYLNAPAPFDEDGFFNTQDVVEVDGDWVRILGRNSEIINVGGEKVYPSEVESVLLEVENIAEATVSGRPSPVTGMVVKATVQLVEDEDRRSVTRRVREYCGRRLEAYKVPVLVEVSAAPQHSERYKKIRSAA, encoded by the coding sequence ATGCCTCACCCTTTTCTGGCCCGACTGGAATCCTTCCGGGATTCCGAGGCCGTCGCTTTCGAGGGCCGCAGTTACCGCTACGAGGACCTGCTGAGGCTCGTGGACGAGTGGCGCGGCTTCCTCGACCGCCACCAGGTCCGCCCCGGCGAGGTCGTCACGCTGGAGGGGGCGTACTCCCCGCAGGCGTGCGCCGGTCTGCTGGCGCTCATCGAGCGCGGGGTCGTCGTCGTCCCGCTCACCGTCCTGCCCGCCGCCAAGCGCGCCGAGTTCCTGGACGTGGCCGAGGTCGAGGTCGTCGTCCGGGTGGACGAGGGCGGCGTGCACCGCTGCGAGCGCACCGGCCGCCGCGCGGACCACGCCCTCTACGGCGAGCTGCGGGACGCCGGCCGGCCCGGCCTGGTGCTCTTCAGCTCGGGCACCACCGGCCGCAGCAAGGCGTCCGTGCTCGACTTCGACAAGGTCCTCGCCCGCTACGGCGAGCCGACCCGCCCCTCGCGCATCCTGTCCTTCCTCAGCCTGGACCACATCGGCGGCGTCAACACCCTGCTGCACACGCTCAGCCAGGGCGGCACCGTGGTGACCGTCGCGGAGCGCACCCCGGAGGCCGTCTTCGAGGCCATCGCCGACCACCGGGTGCAGATCCTGCCGACCACGCCCACCTTCCTGAACATGGTGCTGATCTCCGGCGCCCACGAGCGGTACGCCACGGACTCGCTGAAGCTCGTCACGTACGGCACCGAGCCCATGCCGCTCCAGACGCTGCGGCGGCTCGGCGAGGCGCTGCCGGGCGTCCGGCTCAAGCAGACGTACGGGCTGTCCGAGCTGGGCATCCTGCCGACCCGGTCGCGAGGCGACGACACCCTGTGGGTGAAGCTCGGCACGGCCGGATTCGAGCACCGGATCATCGACAACATCCTGTGGATCCGCTCCGAGATGGCCATGCTCGGCTACCTCAACGCGCCCGCGCCCTTCGACGAGGACGGGTTCTTCAACACGCAGGACGTGGTCGAGGTGGACGGCGACTGGGTGCGCATCCTGGGCCGGAACTCCGAGATCATCAACGTGGGCGGCGAGAAGGTCTACCCCAGCGAGGTCGAGAGCGTCCTGCTGGAGGTCGAGAACATCGCGGAGGCCACCGTCAGCGGCCGCCCGAGCCCGGTCACCGGCATGGTCGTCAAGGCGACCGTGCAGCTGGTCGAGGACGAGGACCGGCGCTCCGTCACCCGCAGGGTCCGCGAGTACTGCGGCCGGCGCCTGGAGGCGTACAAGGTCCCGGTGCTCGTGGAGGTCTCCGCCGCCCCGCAGCACTCGGAGCGGTACAAGAAGATCCGGAGTGCGGCATGA
- a CDS encoding 4'-phosphopantetheinyl transferase family protein, with amino-acid sequence MIQQILPPAVACADATADVPAAQVLPEEEPLLAKCVEQRRREFTTTRHCARRAMSALGVAPAPVLPGAKGEPRWPAGVTGSMTHCDGYRAAALTRSDRFHSVGIDAECHAPLEERMVRHISVPAEREHLAELARARPEVHWPTVMFSAKEAVYKTWFPLTGRWLGFRDARLAFDPEAGTFRARLMVPGPVMDGARLGWFTGHWAVREGLVLTAIALRRGR; translated from the coding sequence GTGATCCAGCAGATCCTGCCGCCCGCCGTCGCCTGCGCCGACGCCACCGCCGACGTCCCCGCGGCCCAAGTGCTGCCGGAGGAGGAGCCGTTGCTCGCGAAGTGCGTGGAGCAGCGGCGCCGGGAGTTCACCACCACCCGGCACTGCGCCCGCCGCGCGATGTCCGCGCTCGGGGTCGCCCCCGCCCCGGTCCTCCCGGGCGCCAAGGGCGAACCGCGCTGGCCGGCCGGGGTGACCGGCAGCATGACCCACTGCGACGGCTACCGGGCCGCGGCGCTGACCCGCAGCGACCGGTTCCACAGCGTCGGGATCGACGCGGAGTGCCACGCGCCCCTGGAGGAGCGGATGGTGCGGCACATCTCCGTGCCCGCCGAGCGCGAGCACCTGGCGGAGCTGGCCCGGGCCAGGCCCGAAGTGCACTGGCCCACGGTGATGTTCAGCGCGAAGGAGGCCGTCTACAAGACGTGGTTCCCGCTCACCGGGCGCTGGCTCGGCTTCCGGGACGCCCGGCTCGCGTTCGACCCGGAGGCGGGCACCTTCCGGGCCCGGCTGATGGTGCCGGGGCCGGTGATGGACGGCGCCCGCCTGGGCTGGTTCACCGGCCACTGGGCGGTGCGCGAGGGCCTGGTGCTCACCGCGATCGCACTGCGGCGGGGGCGGTGA
- a CDS encoding HAD family hydrolase: MNRAITTKATRAAFFDVDETLINTKSMFDFLRFWMARHGDDGSGHAAVMAGVREAADSGVHRSEINRRYYRRFAGVPMDALRTAGREWYEEYRRGPAAVTVATWAAASRHREAGDLVVLVSGSFRGCLDPLAEDLGADLILCSEPVVGPDGLLTGEVERPMIGSVKADAVRETIAGLGLDAGESSCYGDHASDLDMLLAVGRPVVVGGTDRVLMEHAQRLDWPVLPSAPGQLRTAGAWAAAELTGLADRSTFTAAAVTAPAAVRSR; encoded by the coding sequence ATGAACCGAGCGATCACGACGAAGGCCACCCGCGCCGCCTTCTTCGACGTCGACGAGACGCTGATCAACACCAAGAGCATGTTCGACTTCCTGCGGTTCTGGATGGCCCGCCACGGCGACGACGGCTCAGGACACGCCGCCGTGATGGCCGGCGTCCGCGAGGCCGCCGACTCCGGCGTGCACCGCTCGGAGATCAACCGCCGCTACTACCGCCGCTTCGCCGGGGTCCCGATGGACGCGCTGCGCACCGCCGGGCGCGAGTGGTACGAGGAGTACCGGCGCGGGCCCGCCGCCGTCACCGTCGCCACCTGGGCCGCCGCGAGCCGGCACCGGGAGGCGGGGGACCTGGTGGTGCTGGTCTCCGGCTCGTTCCGGGGCTGCCTGGACCCGCTCGCCGAGGACCTGGGCGCCGATCTCATCCTCTGCTCGGAGCCGGTCGTCGGCCCCGACGGACTGCTCACCGGTGAGGTGGAGCGCCCGATGATCGGCTCGGTGAAGGCCGACGCGGTCCGCGAGACCATCGCCGGACTCGGCCTGGACGCCGGGGAGTCGAGCTGTTACGGGGACCACGCGAGCGACCTGGACATGCTCCTCGCGGTCGGCCGCCCCGTGGTCGTCGGCGGCACGGACCGGGTCCTGATGGAGCACGCCCAGCGCCTCGACTGGCCGGTCCTCCCGTCGGCCCCGGGCCAGTTGCGTACGGCGGGCGCCTGGGCGGCGGCGGAGCTCACGGGCCTCGCGGACCGGTCCACGTTCACCGCCGCCGCCGTCACCGCCCCCGCCGCAGTGCGATCGCGGTGA
- a CDS encoding helix-turn-helix transcriptional regulator, which produces MDAVGSCRAFPELSAAVDAVGDPATDVLLIVPEPADLDGDSVLHRVAAYGVRVLLLLPDSRSFDLDRVASVAGASLLFSDGLDAAALGDVLGAMRAGEARIPAALTRPLLELAGRGAREVPAAPRLTPREREALTLVVDGLSNKQIGRRLRISEHGAKRLVANILAKLNCPNRTLAAARALREGLCGPAPQAAAHAPASPYGTGW; this is translated from the coding sequence GTGGACGCGGTCGGGAGCTGCCGGGCCTTCCCGGAGCTGTCGGCGGCCGTGGACGCGGTCGGCGACCCGGCGACCGATGTGCTGCTCATCGTGCCGGAGCCGGCCGACCTGGACGGCGACTCCGTGCTGCACCGCGTCGCCGCGTACGGGGTGCGCGTGCTCCTGCTCCTGCCGGACAGCCGGTCCTTCGACCTCGACCGGGTCGCCTCCGTGGCGGGCGCCTCGCTGCTGTTCTCCGACGGCCTCGACGCGGCGGCCCTCGGTGACGTGCTCGGCGCGATGCGGGCCGGCGAGGCGCGCATACCGGCCGCCCTGACCCGGCCCCTCCTCGAACTCGCCGGGCGCGGCGCCCGCGAGGTCCCGGCCGCGCCCCGGCTCACGCCGCGCGAGCGCGAGGCCCTGACGCTCGTCGTGGACGGCCTCAGCAACAAGCAGATCGGGCGCCGGCTGCGGATCTCCGAGCACGGCGCGAAGCGGCTGGTCGCCAACATCCTGGCCAAGCTCAACTGCCCCAACCGCACGCTCGCCGCCGCCCGCGCCCTGCGCGAGGGCCTGTGCGGCCCCGCCCCGCAGGCCGCCGCCCACGCGCCGGCCTCCCCCTACGGAACCGGCTGGTGA
- a CDS encoding TetR family transcriptional regulator has translation MTSDTTHTKERLLAAAKEEFAAHGIAGARVDRIAELAGVNKERIYGYFGNKQKLFDAVVGRALDELAAAVPLKGGDDPAEYVGRVYDFHRDNPVLVRLFFWEGLHYRDGVLPNEEGRRGHYEEKIAALAESFGTEASPQVAACLLSLIGLAAWPNAVPQLARLIIGPDAEAAGGLDLRAHVVAFARQALSDVPLAAPAA, from the coding sequence ATGACCTCGGACACGACCCACACCAAGGAACGGCTCCTCGCTGCGGCGAAGGAGGAATTCGCAGCTCACGGCATTGCCGGGGCGCGCGTCGACCGCATCGCGGAGCTGGCCGGCGTGAACAAGGAACGGATCTACGGCTACTTCGGCAACAAGCAGAAGCTGTTCGACGCCGTCGTGGGACGTGCGCTGGACGAGCTGGCCGCGGCCGTCCCGCTGAAGGGCGGCGACGACCCCGCCGAGTACGTGGGCCGGGTGTACGACTTCCACCGCGACAACCCGGTCCTCGTCCGGCTCTTCTTCTGGGAGGGCCTGCACTACCGCGACGGCGTCCTGCCCAACGAGGAGGGCCGCCGCGGCCACTACGAGGAGAAGATCGCCGCCCTCGCGGAGAGCTTCGGGACCGAGGCGTCGCCGCAGGTCGCGGCCTGTCTGCTGAGCCTGATCGGGCTCGCCGCCTGGCCCAACGCGGTGCCGCAGCTGGCCCGCCTGATCATCGGCCCCGACGCGGAGGCGGCCGGCGGCCTCGACCTGCGCGCCCACGTGGTGGCCTTCGCCCGCCAGGCCCTCTCCGACGTCCCGCTCGCGGCCCCGGCGGCCTGA